A window of Desulforhopalus sp. contains these coding sequences:
- a CDS encoding DUF493 domain-containing protein, which translates to MKSFPPHSPATTPERPEIEYPCTWTYKVIGEDCTLLKDVIVSACSPHPVTIRHSNSSSKGKYHSMNAEIVVPDEGVRLQIYEALKGSSAVKIVL; encoded by the coding sequence ATGAAATCCTTCCCCCCACATTCCCCGGCAACCACCCCGGAACGGCCAGAAATAGAATATCCCTGCACCTGGACATACAAGGTGATCGGTGAAGATTGCACCCTGCTGAAAGATGTTATTGTTTCGGCCTGTTCGCCGCACCCGGTTACCATACGGCACTCCAATTCCAGCTCGAAGGGGAAGTATCACAGCATGAATGCCGAGATCGTGGTCCCCGATGAAGGGGTGCGATTGCAAATCTATGAGGCACTAAAAGGCAGTTCCGCCGTAAAAATTGTTCTTTGA
- a CDS encoding ATP-binding protein: MESQENNELLEALFESEAQKRAIVEGFSGILILFDSQMKAKWVNRAANKRYTDAIGKSCHELFCSQSEKCATCAFQKCVQSGKIESSIQRTGVFGVDEDEIVFDITASPVKDRYGKVTGIIGIAQNITEQFRLERQLRHTQKMEAIGTLAGGVAHDFNNVLSPIMGYTEIIRLKMKQDGFSDKAVYDYLEEILKAAKRAKSLVEQVLTFSRSMEKKAVLQYIHPIVKEVMKLMRSTLPSTIVIQEQVDEHCGRVFIDPVQIHQVLINLCTNASHAMAGQHGILKVKLGLAPQSGDGKEWLELNVADTGCGIEEEDLERIFEPYFTTKEKTSGTGMGLAMVHGIVSRQGGFIKVESEVGKGTNFRVFLPVAQKETAMEQVVSLGELQGGSGRILLVDDEEQVVQVTGEILQSLGYTVVGKTSPREAVALFSEDPGQFDMLITDLTMAELTGLELSEKVKALRRDLPIILITGYSDQVSKDAAVDAGIDEYCMKPISMRDLSVIVGKFLGGGAGMMPLQHFRPKTGM, translated from the coding sequence TTGGAATCACAAGAAAATAATGAATTGCTTGAGGCGCTGTTCGAGAGCGAAGCGCAGAAAAGGGCCATTGTCGAGGGGTTTTCCGGTATCTTGATCTTGTTTGACAGCCAGATGAAGGCCAAATGGGTGAACAGGGCCGCAAACAAGAGATACACCGACGCAATCGGCAAGAGTTGTCATGAACTGTTCTGTTCACAAAGCGAAAAATGCGCAACATGCGCCTTTCAGAAATGTGTTCAGTCCGGCAAGATTGAGTCGAGCATTCAGAGAACCGGTGTCTTCGGCGTCGATGAGGATGAAATTGTCTTTGATATAACCGCCTCTCCGGTGAAGGATCGATACGGTAAAGTAACTGGAATTATTGGCATTGCCCAAAACATAACCGAGCAATTCAGGCTTGAAAGGCAACTCAGGCACACCCAGAAGATGGAGGCCATCGGCACACTCGCCGGCGGGGTTGCCCACGATTTCAACAACGTATTGTCCCCGATCATGGGCTATACGGAAATTATTCGTCTGAAGATGAAGCAGGACGGTTTTTCCGACAAGGCCGTTTATGATTATCTCGAAGAGATTCTCAAGGCGGCGAAAAGGGCCAAATCTTTGGTGGAGCAGGTCCTGACTTTTTCGCGCAGCATGGAAAAGAAGGCGGTACTGCAGTATATTCATCCCATCGTCAAAGAGGTGATGAAGCTCATGCGCTCCACTCTGCCCAGCACTATTGTTATCCAGGAACAGGTCGATGAGCATTGCGGAAGGGTGTTTATCGATCCGGTACAGATACACCAGGTGCTTATCAACCTCTGTACCAACGCCTCGCACGCCATGGCCGGCCAACACGGCATTCTTAAAGTAAAACTGGGACTCGCACCGCAGAGCGGTGACGGCAAGGAGTGGCTTGAACTGAACGTTGCCGATACCGGCTGCGGCATTGAGGAGGAGGATCTCGAAAGAATCTTCGAGCCCTATTTTACCACCAAGGAAAAAACCAGCGGCACCGGCATGGGCCTGGCCATGGTGCATGGCATAGTCAGCCGTCAGGGCGGATTTATCAAGGTGGAAAGTGAAGTCGGCAAGGGAACGAATTTCCGGGTGTTTTTGCCAGTGGCGCAAAAGGAAACAGCCATGGAGCAGGTTGTGTCCCTTGGCGAATTGCAGGGCGGAAGCGGAAGAATTCTTCTTGTCGATGACGAGGAACAGGTGGTCCAGGTTACCGGTGAAATCCTGCAAAGTCTCGGATACACCGTGGTCGGCAAGACCTCGCCGAGGGAAGCGGTTGCATTGTTTTCAGAGGATCCTGGTCAGTTTGATATGTTGATCACCGATCTGACCATGGCCGAATTGACCGGCCTTGAACTGAGTGAAAAGGTCAAGGCGCTGCGCCGGGATCTGCCGATAATTCTGATAACCGGTTATTCAGATCAGGTTTCCAAGGACGCGGCGGTGGATGCGGGGATCGACGAGTATTGCATGAAACCCATTTCCATGCGTGATCTGTCGGTTATTGTAGGGAAATTCCTCGGCGGTGGGGCGGGCATGATGCCCTTGCAGCACTTCCGCCCCAAGACAGGGATGTGA
- a CDS encoding GGDEF domain-containing protein: MTIMTHEQKDSSPHLKQVEFEKVMVELDNLKKQSERLDLINKLHGRMAGVLSLSGMIEAYSVWLMPLVGHELIGYNNSQRNKRHLFCSGHGPYRRKAIAFAEQLIAEKTTFDGSFTQKDGRFAYKWIFESADDAGILLILKEGHELSSEDLDLINHSLEILAECLRRGLEYEDLFEKASNDSLTGLSNRRVFDDRIHGMMDSARRYHNPLTMVSMDLDRFKDINDNLGHQKGDEVLKDVASVLKRAVRSTDLLVRMGGDEFLLILDNTDLQSGRILAERLCVAVDELNIWADEKTKLGISIGMSELRKGESLKQWTERTDDILYHAKAQGRSRVAVE; encoded by the coding sequence ATGACCATCATGACTCATGAACAGAAAGACTCTTCTCCCCACCTCAAACAGGTGGAGTTTGAGAAGGTTATGGTTGAGCTTGATAATCTCAAGAAACAATCAGAACGACTCGATCTGATTAATAAGCTGCACGGGCGAATGGCCGGGGTGTTGAGTCTCAGTGGCATGATTGAGGCCTATTCGGTCTGGTTGATGCCCTTGGTGGGCCATGAGCTCATCGGTTATAACAACAGCCAGCGCAATAAACGGCATCTGTTCTGTTCCGGCCATGGCCCGTACAGACGGAAGGCCATCGCCTTTGCTGAGCAGCTTATCGCCGAAAAGACTACCTTCGATGGCTCCTTTACCCAGAAAGATGGCCGTTTTGCCTATAAATGGATCTTTGAAAGTGCTGATGATGCCGGTATCTTGTTGATCTTAAAGGAAGGCCATGAGCTTTCTTCGGAAGATCTTGACCTTATCAATCATTCGCTTGAGATACTTGCCGAATGTCTGCGGCGTGGCCTTGAGTATGAGGATCTGTTTGAGAAGGCAAGCAACGACAGCCTTACCGGGCTTTCTAATCGCCGGGTCTTCGACGACCGTATTCACGGCATGATGGACAGCGCCCGCCGCTATCATAATCCTTTGACCATGGTCTCCATGGATCTCGACAGGTTCAAGGATATCAACGATAATCTCGGCCATCAAAAGGGTGATGAGGTTTTGAAGGACGTAGCTTCGGTACTCAAACGGGCCGTTCGCTCCACCGATCTGCTGGTACGCATGGGTGGCGATGAATTTCTTCTCATCCTTGACAATACCGATCTGCAAAGCGGCAGGATTCTGGCAGAGCGGCTGTGTGTGGCCGTCGATGAGCTGAATATCTGGGCAGATGAAAAAACTAAACTGGGAATCAGCATTGGCATGTCGGAACTGCGCAAGGGCGAATCCCTGAAACAATGGACGGAGAGGACCGACGACATCCTCTACCATGCCAAGGCCCAGGGCCGATCAAGGGTTGCGGTTGAATAG
- a CDS encoding TM2 domain-containing protein gives MDHNHYPTHSIAIGYIFWIFGFLGLHRFYYGKQLSGMIYFFTLGLLFIGWIVDFFLIPAMDREMAGRYHSGEADYNVTWLLLAFLGIFGIHRMYMGKWLTGLLYLLTGGLFLIGYLYDLWTLNDQINLVNTRNG, from the coding sequence ATGGATCATAACCACTATCCCACCCATTCAATTGCAATCGGCTACATCTTCTGGATCTTTGGTTTTCTCGGATTGCACCGCTTCTACTACGGCAAGCAGCTCTCCGGGATGATCTACTTCTTCACCCTGGGCCTGCTGTTTATAGGGTGGATTGTCGACTTCTTTCTTATCCCAGCGATGGACAGAGAGATGGCCGGCCGCTACCATTCCGGCGAGGCTGACTACAACGTCACCTGGCTTCTCTTAGCCTTCCTCGGGATCTTTGGAATTCACAGGATGTATATGGGAAAATGGCTGACCGGCCTTTTATACCTTTTGACCGGCGGCCTCTTTTTGATCGGCTACCTCTACGATCTCTGGACCCTGAATGACCAGATCAACCTCGTCAACACAAGGAACGGCTGA
- a CDS encoding chorismate-binding protein translates to MWRLQEPDLEKLLGFLSRQEEFVFLDTSRPDPENCQSFLFINPVSRLLCRSDENLEKFLDDLQLRLNEGYYLAGWVGYEFGAMLEGGISPRVSMPCGGQTVLADIGVFSEPYIFDHRTGNNNFPLSGPLPSGDDHFSIDNIRPNMQREEFVEALAALRRYIAAGDTYQVNYTLKLLFDFSGSIEKFYRVLRRNQSVGYGAYIRRGDERILSFSPELFFRKNGQEITVRPMKGTAQRGRNSGEERENCLALQGDPKNRSENVMIVDLLRNDLARLMHGHGPSRVDVESLFDVESYESLLQMTSTIKAKSSVTTMKTLKLTELFRILFPCGSITGAPKIRTMQIIDELEKGPRGVYTGAIGYFGPDGSAVFNVPIRTVRLLGKNGEMGIGSGITYGSDAEDEWQEDLLKGLFLTKSQPEFHLFETLLWQRDSGYYLLAEHLTRLENAAEFFKFSYNVSAIKERLEEEKLVFTEGCYRVRLALEKDGRIGLTAAATLPPACLALPAEPHNTEDCRLPVINFSATPVDSNSTWQYFKTSRRELYTKEYAKALDQGLYEYIFLNEAGEVTEGCISNLLILSDGRYKTPPVACGLLPGVMRGRLLADSNCPVFEEIITEQQVRAAEAIFICNSVRGVVQVRLRENGSGG, encoded by the coding sequence CAGGAGGAGTTTGTGTTTCTCGACACTTCTCGCCCTGATCCTGAAAACTGTCAATCATTTCTTTTTATTAACCCTGTTTCCCGACTGCTCTGCAGGAGCGATGAGAATCTTGAAAAATTTCTCGATGACCTTCAGCTGCGGCTTAATGAAGGGTATTATCTGGCAGGATGGGTCGGGTATGAATTTGGCGCAATGCTTGAGGGCGGAATTTCTCCCCGCGTCTCCATGCCTTGCGGAGGGCAAACCGTGCTCGCCGATATCGGCGTCTTTTCCGAGCCATATATTTTTGATCACCGGACCGGCAACAATAACTTCCCGCTTTCCGGCCCTTTGCCCAGTGGAGATGACCATTTCTCCATCGACAATATCCGGCCGAATATGCAGCGGGAGGAATTCGTCGAGGCACTGGCAGCGCTCCGCCGGTATATAGCCGCCGGCGATACCTATCAGGTCAATTATACCCTGAAACTTCTCTTCGATTTCTCCGGATCAATTGAAAAGTTTTATCGCGTTCTGCGGCGCAACCAATCCGTTGGCTATGGAGCCTACATTCGCCGTGGCGATGAGCGAATACTGTCGTTCTCGCCGGAGCTGTTTTTTCGAAAGAATGGGCAGGAGATCACCGTCCGGCCGATGAAAGGCACCGCCCAGCGGGGACGAAACAGCGGTGAGGAGCGGGAGAACTGCCTGGCACTGCAGGGCGATCCAAAGAATCGCAGTGAGAACGTGATGATAGTTGATCTGCTGCGTAATGACCTGGCCCGTTTGATGCATGGCCATGGGCCAAGCCGGGTGGATGTCGAATCTCTTTTCGATGTTGAGTCGTACGAGAGCCTTTTGCAGATGACCTCGACTATTAAGGCCAAGTCCTCGGTTACAACCATGAAAACCCTTAAACTCACCGAACTGTTTCGCATCCTCTTTCCCTGCGGTTCGATAACCGGTGCCCCGAAGATTCGCACCATGCAGATTATCGACGAATTGGAAAAAGGCCCGCGCGGTGTGTACACCGGCGCCATAGGCTATTTCGGGCCAGATGGGTCAGCGGTTTTCAATGTCCCTATTCGGACGGTCCGGTTATTGGGGAAGAACGGCGAGATGGGCATCGGATCGGGAATCACCTATGGCTCCGATGCCGAGGATGAGTGGCAGGAAGACCTGCTGAAGGGGCTGTTTCTGACCAAAAGTCAGCCGGAATTTCATCTCTTTGAAACACTCCTTTGGCAGCGGGATTCCGGCTATTATCTTCTCGCCGAACACCTGACCCGGCTCGAAAATGCAGCCGAGTTTTTCAAATTCTCCTATAACGTCTCCGCCATCAAAGAGCGACTGGAAGAAGAAAAACTGGTCTTTACCGAAGGCTGCTACCGGGTGCGATTGGCTCTTGAAAAGGATGGAAGGATTGGGCTTACCGCCGCTGCCACCCTTCCTCCAGCTTGTCTCGCCCTGCCCGCCGAACCGCACAATACCGAGGATTGCAGGCTGCCGGTGATCAATTTTTCTGCGACTCCGGTTGATAGCAATTCGACCTGGCAATATTTCAAGACCTCAAGGCGAGAACTCTACACCAAGGAATACGCCAAGGCCCTGGACCAGGGGTTGTATGAATACATTTTTCTGAATGAAGCCGGGGAAGTAACCGAGGGGTGCATAAGTAATCTGCTGATTCTAAGCGACGGTCGCTATAAAACCCCGCCGGTTGCCTGCGGTCTTTTGCCCGGGGTGATGCGTGGCCGCCTGTTGGCCGACAGTAATTGTCCGGTATTTGAGGAAATAATAACCGAACAGCAGGTTCGGGCCGCCGAGGCAATCTTCATCTGCAATTCGGTGCGCGGGGTGGTGCAGGTGCGGCTGCGGGAGAATGGCTCCGGCGGTTGA